A DNA window from Nerophis lumbriciformis linkage group LG03, RoL_Nlum_v2.1, whole genome shotgun sequence contains the following coding sequences:
- the inpp5e gene encoding phosphatidylinositol polyphosphate 5-phosphatase type IV isoform X2: MTENGVDSGLSQSCNGSETLVGDSRAPKTPLVDNKLCKDFNDTIKLQQAARNAAGDSPYQPRPPSLPRTRKGRTPEDSIRTRRLRSSQESLSDPVGSSTDSLKEDATVSPTGGFALGPASPLKSDPTVGLASTPVPVVFRKRGSSLSEYEHGPVRQQQQQQDSPELRLRSARMRLSPLQPTGSLPPLHQNLVSTAMRTANRIDKDCVDYGTRSVQRLHRNLSESRLLDDALSDSVSVNSMRSTSSVLSPIKPQDVRNRSFLEGGGLGSGALLGVEELTRYFPDRRLGLYIVTWNMQGEKGLPSNLDDLLLPADSDFVQDFYIIGVQEGCPDRREWDTRLQETLGPHYVMLHAASHGVLYLTAFIRRDLIWFCSEVEHATVTTRIISQIKTKGAVGVALTFFGTSFLFITSHFTSGDAKVYERILDYNKIVEALSLPKGLPDTNPYRSTSSDVTTRFDQVFWFGDFNFRLGHDRAGVESIIECAAGGDMAALLEHDQLAKEMKDGSIFKGFQEARIHFLPTYKFDIGTDVYDTTTKQRTPSYTDRILFRTRYVDDIHVLKYTSCSSIKTSDHRPVVGVFHVKLKAGRDTIPLGAGQFDRVLYLEGIKRRSTRELKMREAMKNQSSVCAIS, from the exons ATGACCGAGAATGGCGTGGACAGCGGCCTCAGTCAGTCCTGTAACGGCTCGGAAACACTTGTCGGTGACAGCCGGGCGCCCAAGACCCCCTTGGTGGATAACAAGCTCTGCAAAGACTTCAACGACACCATCAAACTCCAGCAGGCTGCTCGCAATGCCGCAGGGGACAGCCCTTATCAGCCTCGGCCGCCCTCACTGCCCAGGACACGGAAGGGAAGAACGCCGGAGGATTCTATCCGAACCAGGAGACTGAGATCCAGCCAGGAGAGCTTGAGCGACCCGGTGGGCTCGTCCACTGACTCCCTTAAGGAAGATGCGACCGTTTCACCCACCGGCGGCTTCGCTCTTGGTCCTGCGTCCCCACTCAAAAGCGACCCAACCGTGGGTCTCGCTTCCACACCGGTACCCGTCGTCTTCCGTAAGAGAGGCAGCAGCCTGTCCGAGTACGAACACGGGCCGGTCCGccagcagcagcaacaacaagACTCCCCGGAGCTCCGGCTGAGGTCCGCCCGAATGAGGCTGTCCCCGCTGCAGCCCACCGGTTCTCTGCCGCCCCTCCATCAGAACCTGGTGTCCACGGCCATGAGGACGGCTAATAGGATTGACAAGGATTGTGTGGATTATGGGACGAGAAGCGTGCAGAGGCTCCACCGGAATCTGAGCGAGAGCCGGCTTCTGGACGACGCCCTGTCGGATAGCGTGTCCGTCAACTCCATGAGGTCCACCAGCAGCGTGCTGAGTCCCATCAAGCCCCAGGATGTGAGGAACAG GAGCTTCCTGGAAGGAGGCGGCTTGGGGAGCGGCGCCCTGCTAGGCGTGGAGGAGCTCACGCGTTACTTTCCCGACAGAAGGCTGGGGCTCTACATCGTCACCTGGAACATGCAGGGGGAGAAG GGTCTGCCATCCAACTTGGACGACCTCCTGCTTCCCGCCGACTCCGATTTCGTACAAGACTTTTACATCATCGGGGTGCAGGAAGGTTGTCCTGACAG GAGGGAGTGGGACACACGCCTGCAGGAGACACTGGGGCCGCACTACGTCATGCTCCACGCGGCGTCACACGGCGTCCTGTACCTCACCGCGTTCATCAGAAGAGACCTCATCTGGTTCTGCTCGG AGGTGGAACACGCCACAGTCACAACAAGGATCATCTCACAGATCAAGACCAAAGGGGCTGTGGGCGTTGCTTTGACCTTTTTTGGCACTTCCTTCCTCTTCATCACATCCCACTTTACCT CTGGAGATGCCAAAGTATACGAGAGGATTCTGGACTACAACAAGATTGTGGAAGCGTTATCTCTCCCTAAAGGACTACCTGATACCAACCCGTATCGCTCCACCTCAT CTGACGTCACAACGAGGTTCGATCAGGTCTTCTGGTTCGGAGATTTCAACTTCCGGCTGGGTCACGACCGGGCCGGCGTGGAGAGCATCATCGAGTGTGCAGCGGGGGGTGACATGGCTGCCCTGTTGGAGCACGACCAGCTCGCCAAGGAAATGAAAGACG GTTCCATCTTCAAAGGCTTCCAAGAGGCGCGCATCCACTTCCTGCCTACATACAAGTTTGACATCGGCACCGACGTCTACGACACCACCACCAAGCAGAGGACGCCTTCGTACACG GACCGGATCTTGTTTCGGACAAGATATGTAGACGACATCCACGTCCTCAAATACACCAGCTGCTCCAGCATCAAGACCTCGGACCACCGGCCCGTTGTCGGCGTTTTCCACGTCAAACTTAAGGCGGGCAGAGACAC
- the inpp5e gene encoding phosphatidylinositol polyphosphate 5-phosphatase type IV isoform X1 gives MTENGVDSGLSQSCNGSETLVGDSRAPKTPLVDNKLCKDFNDTIKLQQAARNAAGDSPYQPRPPSLPRTRKGRTPEDSIRTRRLRSSQESLSDPVGSSTDSLKEDATVSPTGGFALGPASPLKSDPTVGLASTPVPVVFRKRGSSLSEYEHGPVRQQQQQQDSPELRLRSARMRLSPLQPTGSLPPLHQNLVSTAMRTANRIDKDCVDYGTRSVQRLHRNLSESRLLDDALSDSVSVNSMRSTSSVLSPIKPQDVRNRSFLEGGGLGSGALLGVEELTRYFPDRRLGLYIVTWNMQGEKVRGGPGKGLPSNLDDLLLPADSDFVQDFYIIGVQEGCPDRREWDTRLQETLGPHYVMLHAASHGVLYLTAFIRRDLIWFCSEVEHATVTTRIISQIKTKGAVGVALTFFGTSFLFITSHFTSGDAKVYERILDYNKIVEALSLPKGLPDTNPYRSTSSDVTTRFDQVFWFGDFNFRLGHDRAGVESIIECAAGGDMAALLEHDQLAKEMKDGSIFKGFQEARIHFLPTYKFDIGTDVYDTTTKQRTPSYTDRILFRTRYVDDIHVLKYTSCSSIKTSDHRPVVGVFHVKLKAGRDTIPLGAGQFDRVLYLEGIKRRSTRELKMREAMKNQSSVCAIS, from the exons ATGACCGAGAATGGCGTGGACAGCGGCCTCAGTCAGTCCTGTAACGGCTCGGAAACACTTGTCGGTGACAGCCGGGCGCCCAAGACCCCCTTGGTGGATAACAAGCTCTGCAAAGACTTCAACGACACCATCAAACTCCAGCAGGCTGCTCGCAATGCCGCAGGGGACAGCCCTTATCAGCCTCGGCCGCCCTCACTGCCCAGGACACGGAAGGGAAGAACGCCGGAGGATTCTATCCGAACCAGGAGACTGAGATCCAGCCAGGAGAGCTTGAGCGACCCGGTGGGCTCGTCCACTGACTCCCTTAAGGAAGATGCGACCGTTTCACCCACCGGCGGCTTCGCTCTTGGTCCTGCGTCCCCACTCAAAAGCGACCCAACCGTGGGTCTCGCTTCCACACCGGTACCCGTCGTCTTCCGTAAGAGAGGCAGCAGCCTGTCCGAGTACGAACACGGGCCGGTCCGccagcagcagcaacaacaagACTCCCCGGAGCTCCGGCTGAGGTCCGCCCGAATGAGGCTGTCCCCGCTGCAGCCCACCGGTTCTCTGCCGCCCCTCCATCAGAACCTGGTGTCCACGGCCATGAGGACGGCTAATAGGATTGACAAGGATTGTGTGGATTATGGGACGAGAAGCGTGCAGAGGCTCCACCGGAATCTGAGCGAGAGCCGGCTTCTGGACGACGCCCTGTCGGATAGCGTGTCCGTCAACTCCATGAGGTCCACCAGCAGCGTGCTGAGTCCCATCAAGCCCCAGGATGTGAGGAACAG GAGCTTCCTGGAAGGAGGCGGCTTGGGGAGCGGCGCCCTGCTAGGCGTGGAGGAGCTCACGCGTTACTTTCCCGACAGAAGGCTGGGGCTCTACATCGTCACCTGGAACATGCAGGGGGAGAAGGTGCGGGGCGGACCAGGCAAG GGTCTGCCATCCAACTTGGACGACCTCCTGCTTCCCGCCGACTCCGATTTCGTACAAGACTTTTACATCATCGGGGTGCAGGAAGGTTGTCCTGACAG GAGGGAGTGGGACACACGCCTGCAGGAGACACTGGGGCCGCACTACGTCATGCTCCACGCGGCGTCACACGGCGTCCTGTACCTCACCGCGTTCATCAGAAGAGACCTCATCTGGTTCTGCTCGG AGGTGGAACACGCCACAGTCACAACAAGGATCATCTCACAGATCAAGACCAAAGGGGCTGTGGGCGTTGCTTTGACCTTTTTTGGCACTTCCTTCCTCTTCATCACATCCCACTTTACCT CTGGAGATGCCAAAGTATACGAGAGGATTCTGGACTACAACAAGATTGTGGAAGCGTTATCTCTCCCTAAAGGACTACCTGATACCAACCCGTATCGCTCCACCTCAT CTGACGTCACAACGAGGTTCGATCAGGTCTTCTGGTTCGGAGATTTCAACTTCCGGCTGGGTCACGACCGGGCCGGCGTGGAGAGCATCATCGAGTGTGCAGCGGGGGGTGACATGGCTGCCCTGTTGGAGCACGACCAGCTCGCCAAGGAAATGAAAGACG GTTCCATCTTCAAAGGCTTCCAAGAGGCGCGCATCCACTTCCTGCCTACATACAAGTTTGACATCGGCACCGACGTCTACGACACCACCACCAAGCAGAGGACGCCTTCGTACACG GACCGGATCTTGTTTCGGACAAGATATGTAGACGACATCCACGTCCTCAAATACACCAGCTGCTCCAGCATCAAGACCTCGGACCACCGGCCCGTTGTCGGCGTTTTCCACGTCAAACTTAAGGCGGGCAGAGACAC